GGTGCGCCAGAAAAATTTACCGGATCAAAACTACTTCTTGTCTCTACTAAGGACGGAAAACTTTCGGTCGAGAGCATCAAACGCCATTTGAGTCGTTTGGGCGATCAGCATCACGTGCAACCCGGGATCATCTCTATTAGTCAGACAACAGAATTTGGCACGGTTTATACGGTAGATGAAATAAAAGCGATTGCTGATTTTGCACATCAGAACCAAATGTTTTTGCACGTAGATGGTGCCCGCATCGCTAATGCGGCAGTTAGCCTTGGAGTGGAATTGAAGGCCATGACAAAAGAAGCGGGTGTTGATGTCCTTTCTTTTGGCGGTACCAAAAATGGCATGATGATAGGTGAGGCGGTTGTGTTTTTTAATCGTAGTTTATGCAAGGATTTTCTATACGTTCGTAAACAAAGTATGCAGCTTGCTTCCAAGATGCGATTCATCTCTGCCCAATTTTATGCACTGCTCTCCAACGACTTATGGAAACGGAATGCTCTGCAGGCAAATGCCATGGCACAGTTGCTGGCAAAAAAGCTGGCTACAGTCGAAGGCATCCGATTGACGCAGGAAACGCAGGCAAATGCCATTTTCGCAACCATGCCGGTGCAATATATAGAAAAATTGCAGGAAAAATTTTATTTCTATATATGGAATGAAGCGGCATCCGAGGTAAGAATCATGACGTCCTTCGATACCACAGAAAGTGAGGTGAATGCCTTTGCTGAATGCGCGGCGGCGCTATAAAATAGCGAGCCCAGCGAGGTGGTAAAAATAGGTGGGGTATGAAAGAATATCCTACTAACAAAATCTTATTAAAATAACAGGTTGTGCAATGAATACGGCTTTGATGTCTCCCTCTCAATTACAACTGCGCGGTACTCTTCTGGTGGCACTGTCAGGTATGTTATACGGCCTCATCGGCTATTTAGGCACAGAACTTTTTCATGAACATTTTTCTGTCGCTAATATGCTTTTCTGGCGGTTTTTGATTGCTACCTTTTGGATGCTGGGAAGTATTACCCTGTTGAGGAAAAAAAACAGCGAATCAACACAAGCTTATTCCAGCTTGGTTAAAGTTATTCTGTTTGGTGCTGTGACTTATAGCGGCGGAAGCGCTTTTTATTTCATGGCGAGCACTCACATTGGAACAGGTGTGGGTATGGTAATTTTCTTTTCATTTCCTGTGTTTGTCACACTATTTGCCTGGTTGTTCAGCGGCTGGCGCATCAATAAACACACCTTTGCGTCCCTGGTGGCCGTGGTGACAGGCTTGTTGCTATTAAAAGGTCAGGGTCAGTATCAGCTGGATATTTTTGGCCTGTTCTTTGCCATACTTGCTGCATTTTGTTATGCAAGTTACGTTTATGGAAGTCAGCACAGTGCAAAAACTATCGATTCCCGATTGCTTACTTTCCTTATTTGCTTCGCCAACACGGTCATCTTTTTAATTTTATCCTGCTATACGCATAGCTTGAGTGTGCCTGTTACGCCCGTTGCATGGTGTTATGTGCTGGCGCTCGGTATCATAGCGACCGCCGTCCCTATCCAATTGCTACTGGATGGTTTAAAGTATATTAGTCCAGTAAAGGCATCCATACTGTCCGTTCTTGAACCGGTTGTCACTGTCATTATTGGTTTGGCACTGCTTCATGAAAAGATGTCTTATACACAATCGATCGGCGTCATTATCGTTTTATTGGGCGCGATACTGATACAGTTTGAAAGGATTGCCGATCATACATGACCCAGCCAATTTGAATAAAGGAATGAACCCTTAGGATGATGTTAAATCGACGTTTTACGCCTTTTGGCCTGCTGATGATAAGCATTAATGGTATGGTGGGCTCTGCTTGGTTATTCGCTCCTTTATACGCAGCAAAAATCTCAGGCTCTGCAGCGATTATTGCATGGCTGGTAGGCGGGGCGGCGACGATTATCATCGCTTTGACCTTTGCTGAATTATCGGTTTTATTTCCTGTTGCAGGTGGGACTGCCCAGATCCCGCAATTGAGCCATGGGACATTCACCAGTTTTGTCTTGAGCTGGGTTGCTTGGCTCTCTGCCTTGACAATGGCGCCTATCGAAGTACAAGCCATTTTGCAATATGCGTCTACCTATTTCACTTCGTTAACTATGTTTGAAAACGGTGTTCCTGTGCTAACGGGGATAGGATTGGTCTGGGCAACATTGTTGATGCTGGCGTTTTGCATGATTAATATCGTCAGCTATAAGGGTCTGATGCGCTTTAACTTTCTATTATTTTTCTTCAAGGTTGCGGTTATTATTATCGCCATCATTGCGCTAATGAAAGTAAGCTTTCATAGCAGCAATTTTACAGGCCTAGTACCTACTACTTTTTCAATGAGCGGCTGGCAAGCTATTTTAACAGCGGTCGCATCGGGTGGCGTGGCTTTTGCGTTTACCGGCTTTAAACATGGTGTAGAACTGGCCGGTGAAACAAAACGATCAGCGCTTGCCATCCCCTTGGCGATAGTAGGCTCCGTTGCTTGCTGTCTGGTGCTTTATATTGGCTTGCAGGTTGCCTTCATTGGCGCACTGCATCCCAGCACGCTTTCCCATGGCTGGGCACACGTGAGTTTCGTTGGAGATGTGGGACCTTTTGCTGGACTTGCGGCGGGACTGGGTTTGGCCTGGCTGGTGAAACTGCTCTATATAGACGCGGCTGTTTCTCCATCCGGCGCTGGCCTCATTTATGTGACATCAACTGCCCGTATTCTGTATGCCATGAGCCAGATTGGTTATGTGCCGCGTTGGCTTTCTTACCTCAATAAACAACATTTTCCGGTTGCAGCCATTATGGTGAATTTTGTCCTCGGCATGTTTTTATTTTTACCGCTACCGGGTTGGCAGGCGATGGTGAGCTTTCTGGTTTCCGGTATGGTCATCTCCTATGCTATGGGCCCGATTGCATTGCTCTGTATGCGTATTGAGTTGCCAAATGAAAAGCGGCATTTTCGTTTGCCTGCTGCCACCCTGATTTGCCTTCTCGCGTTTTATTTTTGCAACTTACTCAGCTACTGGACAGGTTGGGACACCATTTATAAATTATCGATTGCCATGGGAATTGGTATCGTCTTTTTTATTATTGCCTGTTTGCGCGGGCGCTTGGCTGTCTCCTCGCTTGGAATTAAATCTGGCCTGTGGATTGCGCCCTATTTTGGAGGCTTGGTCCTGATTTCCTATTTGGGTGCCTTTGGTGGTAAGAACGTGATTCCGTTTGGTTGGGACTTTGTTGTAATAGGTATCTTCAGTGCAGTTATTCTTTACATTGCTGTTAAAAACCGAGCAGTGGCAGGAGAAAAAATCCTGGAACAATCTCTGGCAGAGTTACCTTCTGTATAAAGCTTATCAGCCGAGAACTTTTATCACGGGCGAAATAGCATTGCTATTTGCATAATAGACGGCCCAATTTACTGGGCCACCGTAATGATAGAACCGTGCCATTAAAGTTGCTTAAGCCAAAAGATCATCGGCTTAGGAGACGCTTCACTTTCACCAATCTCTTTCCACTTGAAAAAAGTTTTTAGTTCCCGATGCTTGGTAAAGCTGAGACCTTCCCAAAATCTATCAGGCGGGTTCCAATCAATTGGCCTTCGGGGATCATCTGGCTGCCTGTCAACAACGCTAAAGGTAATTGTTTCATAAGTCCCTTTTTCCCGGATTGCCTCTTCAACTTGCCTGGAAAAATTCAGTCCGATTTTGTGGCCGCGGTATTTTGGCAGGAGAATGCCTTCGCTAACATAAAAAATCTTATTGAGGTCCCAATTGTTTGCAAGAAAAGGAAGTTTTATTTCATCTGTTTCATTTTTTAATGGCGTAGCGGTTGATGCACCTACCAGCTTATTGTCATCAAAAACGAGAACAAAGATACTCTCTGAAAACTGCGTATAGCTTGTTAAATAATTTTTTTCATATTCAAGATCGCCTTCGCATAAATAAGGGTATTCGTAAAATATCTTTACTCGAAGCTCAGCAAGGTCTGAAATAAAAGGGATCATTTGTTGGCTTGATAAACGCTTAATTTCTATGTCCATGGTAAAATTCACTTAAAATCAAATAAAAATAAAAGAGGTATATACACTATTCTACTGAGAAAGTTTAGTGTTAATTAGAGAGAAAAATAAAATTTTCTAATTAAGCTGTCTCTGCTAAAAAGGATTTGACGGCTATTAATATTTTGGGGATTTGCTTTATTGATTTCGGCGCAATGAAGACCGTATCGTCGCCCGCCACCGTGCCGAGAATATTTAACGCTTGCGTGTTGTGATCGAGCAGGCGCCCAATCAGAGAAGCCGATCCAGGATTCGTGCGAATGACAATCAGGGTTTCGTTTGTCGTAATACTTAATACTAGTTGGGACAGAATATTTTTAGAAGTGGGTGGAGCAGGTTCGAGCGGTAATGTGTATACAATCTGTTTTTGCTCATTGGTTGTTTTGATGGCGCCCAATTTGCGCAGTAGACGCGAAATTTTTGACTGGTTAACAGCATATCCTTGCTGTTCCAGTGCATGTTTTATTTCTTCCTGCGTACCGGCGGAACCGGAATGCAGAATGGATTTTAAAACAACAACGATACTGGAAACAGATTTGGCCGGCATAGCATGCCTCTCATTTTGAAATCGGTCTTCACCAAGTAAGAGTGTCTTTTACTCGATTGACAAGTTTAGCGCAACATGATTATATATGCAACTTAACTGAATAATTATGCATGCCGCTATGAATAAAATAAAAATCGAAAATTTATATAAGTCTTTCAATAAACATGCAATTTTGGAAGGCGTCAGCTTTACAGCCCAAAAAGGTGATGTGATTGCGCTCATGGGGACCAGCGGCTCGGGAAAAAGTACGCTGCTGCGTTGTATTAATCTGCTGACCATGCCGGACGGCGGTACCATACAAATTGACCACCAGATCATGCGCTTTGGTGAGCAAGACAAAACCCTTTTGTCCAACAAAGAAATGATCAGGCTGCGCAAGAAGGTGGGAATGGTGTTTCAGCAATTCAATCTGTGGGCGCACATGACTGTACTTGAAAACCTGATCGCAGCACCGGTGCATGTACTCAAGCAAAATAAAAAACAAACCGTAGAAGAAGCCAAAAAACTCTTAATTAAGGTAGGACTGGCTGACAAATTACACCGTTATCCTGCTCAGCTTTCCGGTGGCCAGCAGCAGCGTGCTGCTATTGCGCGAGCACTGATGATGAAGCCAGAAATCATGCTGTTTGACGAGCCGACTTCTGCGCTTGATCCGGAAATGGTTGGGGAAGTATTGGGCGTCATGCAGCAATTGGCTAACGAAGGCATGACCATGTTAGTTGCCACGCATGAGCTAAATTTTGCACGCCGCGTTGCCAATCAGTCCATCTTTTTGGATGGTGGAAAAATTATTGAGCACGGTGATACGGTTTCGATGTTTAGTCATCCTGCCACAGCGCGTTTTCGCCGATTTCTTGAAGCGATGCAGCATTAATATAATGAGCAAGTGGAGAAAGTATCCTTCCATGAAAAACTATTTCCTAATGATCATCCTGCTTTTTTTTATGAATGGCGCCTTAAATGCAGGACAATGGAAGACTATTCAGTTTGCAACAGAAGCCACCTATCCGCCATTTGAATTTATTGATCCTTCCGGCCGCATTACAGGATTTGATATTGAAATCGCTAGCGCGTTATGCCAGCAGATGAAAGTAGACTGCACGTTCAGCAATCAATCGTTTAATAGTCTGATACCCAGTCTGAAACTGGGAAAATTTGATGCCATCATTGCAGCGCTGGGAGTAACGGAAGAAAGGGAAAAGGAAGTCAGCTTCACCCATGCTTACTATGAACCGAGCGGCAGTTTTGTTGGCGCTATGCCAGCTTCTTTTTCACTCTCCCAGTTAACCGGAAAAGTGATTGGGGTACAGCAGGGCTCTGTCTTCGAGAAATATTTGCGGGATAAATATGGTGTCAGTGTAAAAATTAAAACGTATGCTAGCGTGCAGGATGCGTTCCTTGATCTTGTGCTGGGCCGTCTAGATGCGGTGCTTGCAGATACGCCTATCGCGACCGCCTGGCTCAAGCGAAATGAAGATAACCAGTTTGGCCTGATCGGCAAACCAGTTGTAGACCATGCGTACTTTGGCACGGGCTATGCCATTGCTGTTCGAAAAGGCGATGCGGAACTACGTGACGCTTTCAACAAGGCATTAGCGGAAATCAAGGCGAATGGAACCTACGAAAAAATCGCTAAAAAATATTTTGGCCGTGCTATTCATTAGAGCAAATCTGATTTGGTGGCAGTATATAAATTGAGAATAAGACAATGTTACTTGACGGTTATTTATTACAAATTCTTTCTGGTACACTGGTGACGATAAAAGTGGCCTGCCTGTCTGCCATTATCGGCATGATTGTTGGTCTGCTCGGCGCGACAATTGAGTCGATTCCCATTGCTTGGTTGCGCTATCCTGCAGCGAGCTTAATTTTTATTATCCGTGGATTACCCGAATTGTTCGTTCTGTTTTTTATTTATTTTGGACTGGCAGCAATTCTAAGCAAACTATTACATCATTATGTGGACATTAGTTCATTCGCCGCCGCTGTTACAGCGCTGAGCCTTATTTTTGGTGCCTATGCTTCACAGGTTTTTCGCGGCGCTTTTCTCGCTATCGATGCCGGCCAAATAGATGCCGGAAAAGCCATGGGTTTTAATGGCAGGCAAATTTTTACACGCATTCAGGTACCTCAAGCCTGGCGTCACGCCTTGCCCGGATTAGGTAATTTATGGCTGGTTTTATTAAAGGATACCGCCATTGTCATGTTGATCGGTCTTGCGGACTTAATGAGTGAAGCAAAAATTGCAGCGAGCACGACATTGAAGCCTTTTACTTTTTATCTCGTCGCTGCGAGTATTTATTTGCTGATTACTAGCGTGTCACAAATTATTATTGATTTTTTAACCATCAGGGCTAACCGGTATATTCATCCATGACCAATTTAATTGCTTACTTACCCGATTTATTAAGCGGCTTGTCCGTTACCCTCACGCTAATGCTGGCGTCGGTGGCAGCAGGTTTAGTGCTAGCTGTTTTAATGACGCTCTGTAGTATTTCTGAAAATATATTTCTGCAAAAGCCAGTCAACCTATTTATTTTCTTTATTCGTGGCACACCTCTACTCGTGCAGCTTTTTCTAGTTTATTACGGGCTTGGTCAGTTTGAATGGATAAGGCATTCATTTCTCTGGATCGCCCTCCGTGAGCCGACGGTATGTGCGATCATCGCGCTTTCTGTAAATACGGCTTGTTATACGTCTATTCTGCTAAAAGGCGCGATTCACTCTGTTCCTAAAAGTGAAATCGCTGCTTGCGAAGCGCTTGGCATGTCAAAATGGCTGGCGTTGCGCCGCATTATTCTGCCCCGCGCTTTTCGTATTGCTTTACCTGCGTACTCTAATGAAGTAATTATTGTATTAAAGTGTACATCGCTTGCCAGCACGATTACCCTGCTTGATCTGATGGGCGTAACGCAACAGTTAATCGCACAAACTTATGACACGATTACTTTGTATTTACTAGCCGGGACCCTATACTTGTCACTGAATGCTGTCATTATCAGTGTATTCAAAATAGTGGAAAGAGGGTGCAGGATTCCTACCCAACACGCGCGATAGATTGCGATGGGAGCATGACCCGTTTTTAGCAGCAAGAGTAACCATTCTCTGCTGCTCCTTTTGCAAAGAAACGACTTGGTTTTTGTCGCAGAACAAGCCGGTGAAAGAGCGGGTTCCCCTTGTTCTGGAAAAAAAGTTACTCTAGCTGCTAAAAGCGGGTAGTGCTCCAATTGGATTAACTGGATTCTAAAAAAAAATTATGTTTAAATGTGTGCGCTTGTTCACTAGGGGTGCTTCAGGTTTTCCTGAAGCTGAGAGAGTCCCTTTGAACCTGATCGGGCTAGGGCCTGCGTAGGGAATGTGACTAGACATGCAAAAACTTTCGGTTTTGTGACTATTCTTGCGTGCGCTCCTGGCTGAATATGATTCAATAAAGGGAGCGCCACATGCAAATAGATCCTCATTTGCGCCAATCACTTTCCGGTTCTAGAAAAAAATATATTCATGGCCGGATTCATCCTCATATACGTGTTCCTCTGCGAGAAATATCATTAACGAATGGCGCAGTACTTTGCGCATATGATACTTCCGGCGCTTATACGGATGCTGGTTGTGAGATTGATATTTTGTCGGGCCTGCCCGATATCCGATCAAGCTGGGTTATGGAACGGAGTGATACAACGCCTTATGAAGGAAGATCACTTACTGCACAAGACAATGGTTATAGCGACCTGAATAAAACAGCGCAACTGCAGGCTGCCAAATTACAGCGCACACCTCGAAAAGCAAAGGCGGGCCATCGAGTAACCCAATTGCATTATGCCAAGCTCGGCATCATTACACCCGAAATGGAATTTGCTGCCCTACGCGAAAATCAGAACCGTAATCATCAAGAATGGATTACACCTGAATTTGTGCGCAGTGAAATTCTGCATGGTCGCGCCATTATTCCGGCCAACGTCAATCATCCTGAGCTTGAGCCGATGGTGTTGGGGCGCAACTTTCTTGTAAAGATTAATGCCAACATCGGTAATTCACCAGTCAGCTCTTCTGTTCAAGAGGAGGTTGAGAAACTCATCTGGGCGACACGATGGGGTGCTGACATGGTCATGGATCTTTCAACAGGAAAGAATATTCATGCGATTCGGGATTTTATTATTCGTAATTCCCCCGTTCCCGTTGGCACGGTGCCTATCTATCAGGCGCTAGAAAAAGTAAACGGCATTGCAGAAGACCTGAGCTGGGAAATTTTTCGCGATACACTCATTGAACAAGCAGAGCAGGGCGTTGACTTTTTTACGATTCATGCAGGCGTTTTGCTGCGCTATATTCCGCTGACGACAAATCGTGTGACAGGTATCGTGTCACGCGGCGGTTCGATCATGGCAAAATGGTGTCTTGCGCATCACCAGGAAAACTTTCTCTATACACATTTTGATGAAATGTGCGAAATCATGCGGGCTTATGACGTCAGCTTTTCACTCGGTGATGGATTACGTCCTGGTTCTATTGCGGATGCAAATGATGAAGCCCAATTTTCAGAATTAAAAACCTTGGGCGAACTAACTCAGCTTGCCTGGCAGCATGATGTGCAAGTCATGATTGAAGGTCCAGGCCACGTGCCCATGCATTTGCTCAAGGTGAATATGGAAAAACAATTAGATTATTGCGCAGAAGCACCGTTTTATACTCTGGGTCCGCTGACGACGGATATTGCACCCGGCTACGATCATATTACCAGCGCAATTGGCGCGGCGATTATGGGATGGCATGGCGTTGCCGTGTTATGTTATGTGACACCCAAGGAACATTTAGGATTACCGAACAAGGAAGATGTTAAACAGGGAATCATGGCATATAAAATTGCCGCCCACGCGGCCGATCTAGCGAAAGGGCATCCGGCAGCTCGCGCACGGGATGATGCGTTATCTAAAGCCCGTTTTGAATTCCGTTGGGAAGATCAGTTTAATCTTGCATTGGATCCTGATACAGCGCGCATTTATCATGATCAGACATTGCCGCAGGAATCAGCCAAAATCGCGCATTTTTGTTCGATGTGTGGCCCAAAATTCTGTTCGATGCAGCTTTCTCATGAACTGCGTGACTACGCAAAGGCAAACGCATGAAAATTGCCATTGTAGGCGCAGGTATTATGGGGCGACTGCTTGCTTTTACCTTTTGTAATGCAGGCTATCGTATTGTCTTGTTTGATCAGGACAGTGACGATGGTAACAAGAGTTGTAGTATGGCCGCCGCTGGGTTGCTCACGCCTGTATCCGAGCTGGAACGATCCGATTTACTTGTCTGTCACATGGGTCAAGAGAGTATTCACAACC
Above is a genomic segment from Aquicella lusitana containing:
- a CDS encoding GNAT family N-acetyltransferase; protein product: MDIEIKRLSSQQMIPFISDLAELRVKIFYEYPYLCEGDLEYEKNYLTSYTQFSESIFVLVFDDNKLVGASTATPLKNETDEIKLPFLANNWDLNKIFYVSEGILLPKYRGHKIGLNFSRQVEEAIREKGTYETITFSVVDRQPDDPRRPIDWNPPDRFWEGLSFTKHRELKTFFKWKEIGESEASPKPMIFWLKQL
- a CDS encoding ABC transporter permease gives rise to the protein MTNLIAYLPDLLSGLSVTLTLMLASVAAGLVLAVLMTLCSISENIFLQKPVNLFIFFIRGTPLLVQLFLVYYGLGQFEWIRHSFLWIALREPTVCAIIALSVNTACYTSILLKGAIHSVPKSEIAACEALGMSKWLALRRIILPRAFRIALPAYSNEVIIVLKCTSLASTITLLDLMGVTQQLIAQTYDTITLYLLAGTLYLSLNAVIISVFKIVERGCRIPTQHAR
- the argR gene encoding arginine repressor, with translation MPAKSVSSIVVVLKSILHSGSAGTQEEIKHALEQQGYAVNQSKISRLLRKLGAIKTTNEQKQIVYTLPLEPAPPTSKNILSQLVLSITTNETLIVIRTNPGSASLIGRLLDHNTQALNILGTVAGDDTVFIAPKSIKQIPKILIAVKSFLAETA
- a CDS encoding ABC transporter permease encodes the protein MLLDGYLLQILSGTLVTIKVACLSAIIGMIVGLLGATIESIPIAWLRYPAASLIFIIRGLPELFVLFFIYFGLAAILSKLLHHYVDISSFAAAVTALSLIFGAYASQVFRGAFLAIDAGQIDAGKAMGFNGRQIFTRIQVPQAWRHALPGLGNLWLVLLKDTAIVMLIGLADLMSEAKIAASTTLKPFTFYLVAASIYLLITSVSQIIIDFLTIRANRYIHP
- a CDS encoding threonine aldolase family protein, producing the protein MTEKSFASDNYAGIHPDIMRAIIEANQHHAPAYGQDVYTEKAVNKFKEHFGNDIDVFFVLNGTGANVTSLAAINRSYQAVICAESAHIQVDECGAPEKFTGSKLLLVSTKDGKLSVESIKRHLSRLGDQHHVQPGIISISQTTEFGTVYTVDEIKAIADFAHQNQMFLHVDGARIANAAVSLGVELKAMTKEAGVDVLSFGGTKNGMMIGEAVVFFNRSLCKDFLYVRKQSMQLASKMRFISAQFYALLSNDLWKRNALQANAMAQLLAKKLATVEGIRLTQETQANAIFATMPVQYIEKLQEKFYFYIWNEAASEVRIMTSFDTTESEVNAFAECAAAL
- a CDS encoding transporter substrate-binding domain-containing protein; the protein is MSKWRKYPSMKNYFLMIILLFFMNGALNAGQWKTIQFATEATYPPFEFIDPSGRITGFDIEIASALCQQMKVDCTFSNQSFNSLIPSLKLGKFDAIIAALGVTEEREKEVSFTHAYYEPSGSFVGAMPASFSLSQLTGKVIGVQQGSVFEKYLRDKYGVSVKIKTYASVQDAFLDLVLGRLDAVLADTPIATAWLKRNEDNQFGLIGKPVVDHAYFGTGYAIAVRKGDAELRDAFNKALAEIKANGTYEKIAKKYFGRAIH
- a CDS encoding DMT family transporter, encoding MNTALMSPSQLQLRGTLLVALSGMLYGLIGYLGTELFHEHFSVANMLFWRFLIATFWMLGSITLLRKKNSESTQAYSSLVKVILFGAVTYSGGSAFYFMASTHIGTGVGMVIFFSFPVFVTLFAWLFSGWRINKHTFASLVAVVTGLLLLKGQGQYQLDIFGLFFAILAAFCYASYVYGSQHSAKTIDSRLLTFLICFANTVIFLILSCYTHSLSVPVTPVAWCYVLALGIIATAVPIQLLLDGLKYISPVKASILSVLEPVVTVIIGLALLHEKMSYTQSIGVIIVLLGAILIQFERIADHT
- the thiC gene encoding phosphomethylpyrimidine synthase ThiC translates to MQIDPHLRQSLSGSRKKYIHGRIHPHIRVPLREISLTNGAVLCAYDTSGAYTDAGCEIDILSGLPDIRSSWVMERSDTTPYEGRSLTAQDNGYSDLNKTAQLQAAKLQRTPRKAKAGHRVTQLHYAKLGIITPEMEFAALRENQNRNHQEWITPEFVRSEILHGRAIIPANVNHPELEPMVLGRNFLVKINANIGNSPVSSSVQEEVEKLIWATRWGADMVMDLSTGKNIHAIRDFIIRNSPVPVGTVPIYQALEKVNGIAEDLSWEIFRDTLIEQAEQGVDFFTIHAGVLLRYIPLTTNRVTGIVSRGGSIMAKWCLAHHQENFLYTHFDEMCEIMRAYDVSFSLGDGLRPGSIADANDEAQFSELKTLGELTQLAWQHDVQVMIEGPGHVPMHLLKVNMEKQLDYCAEAPFYTLGPLTTDIAPGYDHITSAIGAAIMGWHGVAVLCYVTPKEHLGLPNKEDVKQGIMAYKIAAHAADLAKGHPAARARDDALSKARFEFRWEDQFNLALDPDTARIYHDQTLPQESAKIAHFCSMCGPKFCSMQLSHELRDYAKANA
- a CDS encoding APC family permease, with protein sequence MMLNRRFTPFGLLMISINGMVGSAWLFAPLYAAKISGSAAIIAWLVGGAATIIIALTFAELSVLFPVAGGTAQIPQLSHGTFTSFVLSWVAWLSALTMAPIEVQAILQYASTYFTSLTMFENGVPVLTGIGLVWATLLMLAFCMINIVSYKGLMRFNFLLFFFKVAVIIIAIIALMKVSFHSSNFTGLVPTTFSMSGWQAILTAVASGGVAFAFTGFKHGVELAGETKRSALAIPLAIVGSVACCLVLYIGLQVAFIGALHPSTLSHGWAHVSFVGDVGPFAGLAAGLGLAWLVKLLYIDAAVSPSGAGLIYVTSTARILYAMSQIGYVPRWLSYLNKQHFPVAAIMVNFVLGMFLFLPLPGWQAMVSFLVSGMVISYAMGPIALLCMRIELPNEKRHFRLPAATLICLLAFYFCNLLSYWTGWDTIYKLSIAMGIGIVFFIIACLRGRLAVSSLGIKSGLWIAPYFGGLVLISYLGAFGGKNVIPFGWDFVVIGIFSAVILYIAVKNRAVAGEKILEQSLAELPSV
- a CDS encoding amino acid ABC transporter ATP-binding protein, coding for MNKIKIENLYKSFNKHAILEGVSFTAQKGDVIALMGTSGSGKSTLLRCINLLTMPDGGTIQIDHQIMRFGEQDKTLLSNKEMIRLRKKVGMVFQQFNLWAHMTVLENLIAAPVHVLKQNKKQTVEEAKKLLIKVGLADKLHRYPAQLSGGQQQRAAIARALMMKPEIMLFDEPTSALDPEMVGEVLGVMQQLANEGMTMLVATHELNFARRVANQSIFLDGGKIIEHGDTVSMFSHPATARFRRFLEAMQH